A region of the Sarcophilus harrisii chromosome 3, mSarHar1.11, whole genome shotgun sequence genome:
TTACTCACTGTGGTTTCCTGTCGATTGCCCCATGGAGGGAGTGGTTTGGGTGCTTTGTTTCGAGAATCAGGTATCAGCCTCAAGGAGGAAGGTCAGAGCATAATTGAGGGACTGACTTTTGGGGACAAGTTCCATCCCACAGGACTTTGTCTGGGAAAGACCCCCAGATGAAGCTCagcctcccctcctctccccagtCAAGCACAGCAATGTCAGAGaaataacaactagcatttacatagtgctttaaggtttgccaaggtCTTTACAAAGAGGATCTTGTAGTCTCACCAGAATGTGAGTGAGACAGGTGTTTTTAACAACCCCAtattccagatgaggaaaatgaggcagaagtgaattgctcaggggcccaaagctagaaagtgtctgaggtgggatttgaactcaggtattgcTGACCCCAAGCCCAGCACCATTTGGTTGTCCTAAAAAGAATTGAGGAGGATAGGGGTTTGAAGGAGTGGTGGGGAACAGGAAGTTCTCCAGCAGCATGGGGGCAAGATAAAATCCTGTGGAAGTGGGTAGACAATGTAACATagaagagccaatatcaaagatcaatttgaaaaactcaacatggataaattgtttgtgttttttatatggaaatttatatggaaatgtatactatatttTTGAGAGTGACAGTAATAATCAGGTCTCCTCAGGAGCCCTGGGGGGCAAATGCCTTCTTGTGAACGTCAGGAAGCCGGGTCTGTATCTCCAGGCAGCAGGGGGGAGGAGAGCTGGGGCAGAGGGCGCTTGTGGGCAGGGCCAGCGGAGGGCAGGCTTGTCCCAGGAGGGGGATCCGATGTGGGAGAGGCTATGGGGGAAGCAGGGGTCCTGCTGCTGGTCAGGGTGGGCTTAGGGCCCTCAGAGCCATGATGGCCAAAGGCGTACGGGAGGAGGCTCAGGGGGATTGCTCCTGGCACATACTTGATAGGGATGTTGTGGACACTCGCCACCCAATGATGAGATTAGTGAAGACCCGGGCCCTCCCTCTGTCTGGGTGTGGGCAGGACTCCGGGAGTCTTTGGGATCTGTGCCTTCAGTGCCCCCCAGCTCTGCCTTCCCCTCTGTCAGAAGACACGGGAGCTCCCTCTGGGCATCCCCTGCAGCCTTTCCAAGCTTCAGCCAGCAGGAGCCCCAGGAGGACGAGCACCAGCCCGGCCAGACCGAGGCGGATGGCGTTGCCCACCGTGTAATCCTGGGCCGCAGGACCTGGTAGGGAGAGAGAAGTCACTAGGAGAGGGGCAAGGCCCCCGATCTCAGGCCCCCATCGGTGGGGGCAGGATTCCTCCCACCCCAGGCTCCTCACCTCCAGCCCCCCACCTCCCAGGCCCCCTCCCCGTCACTCCCTGGCTGGGAGCCTGGGATGGGGCTGAGGGCGGGGCCCTGGGAGAGAAGCCTGAGGGAGGGGTTGAGGCAGCCCCCCCTTCCTTGTCCCCCTCAGGGCTTCCCCTCCAGGTGTCTCTCCTGGGACCTTCTTTTTGCCCTCACTCCCTGTCCTCCGCCTCATCCTTTGTCTCCCGCCATGTTGGGAACAGCTCGGGGAGGGGGTAGAGCGTGAAGCTTGTGGTGAGGAAGCTCTTATGTCAGACAAATGGGCCTAAGagagcacctgcctcccaggccTGATGGATCCAGTGAGGGAAAGCTGGCAGAGCATTTAAAGGGCTTCGCACAGGATTGCACTCTCACTATCCGGGTCACGGGGCCTTTGCTGAGCATATCTAAGAATGGTCACTGGCCCGGGGAGCTCGCACTGGGGCTGGGAGAAGCCTAAAAACGTGCAGCTGTGGGCAAGGTGGCAGGGGATGTTGCCCGGGCGGGAGGGGCAGCAGGGAAGGAAGCTCTGTTCCTGATGTGgaaaagattccaatctttgattcccaacccccctagctaatgtaaattaccctttgactcacaaatcctggtccctttgaattccaatagaaggtcaggacctgtcccagccccacccggatctgagccaactttggggctacaccccaaagcccctccagctaagtctctgacttaaaaggaccacactggggaCCCCTCTtagcagagattccaaacatggtcgccatgtgaggaccctctgtccattggaccctctgtccagtgccctccttatctctaccttcacctatctcctacttctagactcaataataaacctcttttattaatctagctctctgggccaataaatgcttttattgggaattccgcgccACTACTACCACTgtatccttgcaccgaatccaagggggttgcaggggaactctgtttgactccctgtaccccaaacccgccactagaccttaactaaaccctaatttcatttaggtaccaaatgtagacctcaacacatggtccacacctcaacatttggttcctgacctcccTGACACTCCCACAAGGGAGGACACCAGAGCCTCAAGGGAACTGGGGAATTCTGGGTGGGGAATTTCAGGCGAAGCCCAGCAGGTGCAAGGTCTGGAAGAGGGAGCTGGGGATAGTGTCGGGAACCAGGAATGAGGAAGCCCCCGAGTGAGGGAGGAGAAGACTGTGCTCAGGGAGCCTCCAGTAAGAGCAGGGGCACAGCCCTGGCCGGGAGAGCTGAGGATCCCAGGAGTGACTAGCACAGGGAGGGGTAAGGGTGAGGGGCTTGTGgctattcccttcccctttttctgtGGCTGCACCCCAGTTCTTCTCTGGCCTCCTCAACCCCCTTTCTGGAACCCAGGAGACACATTGTCACATGGGGGCCCAAAATAACTGGGCAGTGGCAGATGGGGAGGGAGTCTAGAGGAGCCAAGGGGCAGAGGAGCAGGGTCTGCATTCTCTGAGCTTGACCCACTGTGCAgaccctccactccctctcctcAGCCCTCCTGGGCCCTGAACCAGGGCCCTGAGCAGGCAGTGTGGTGCCCCAGGACCAGCAAGGGAGCTTAGGAGggctgggagggagagggagggccGGGGTCTCTCACCTGTGACCCTGAGCTTCAGGGGGTCGCTGGGGGCTGACCACTGACAGGGGAAGCGACTCTGAAAGCTGTAGCATCGATACGACCCTCCATGGGTGGAGTTCACAGCAGGGATGGAGAAATTGGCCTGAGACCCCCGTGCATGCGGCTGGGCCGGGGCCTGGGTGACCTGTTCTCCGTCCTTGTACAGGGCAGAGCGGTCATGGGACAGCTGGGAATGGCACTGGAGGGTCACGTCCTGTCCTGGGGCCACCGTGGAGTTGGGCCAGGCCGAGAGGGAGGGTGAACGATATACACCTGGGGGAAAAGAGGCAGAAGTTAGGGCTCTAAGGCTTCTCTTTCAGGGTGGGCAGATCTGGCTGCTGGGGGGGGGGTGACCTGGGACTACCTAGACCCCAGCCTGGGgctgaaggaagaaaggaaacctCCCAGCTTTTTGGGTAGAAGAACAGTATTGGAAACcttggagggggggaggaaagtggggagagagagagagagagagagagagagagagagagagagagagagagagagagatagagagagagagagaaagacaaagagacacacagagagagacagagacagagacagagacagagagagacagagaaagggaaaggagcaagagagacagacaaatttGGGTCAGTTCTGGGAAAGGAGCCACGGTCCCCTCCCTGGCAGGGGCTGGGAGCCCAGACCCTGGTCCTCTCTCACAGAATCTCTCCACTGAGGGGGTGGGGGTCCCAGTGGGGCAGAGTTCTGGCTTGTTATGACGTGTGGGCTGGCTCTCACCCCCAAAGCAGAGGCTGCTCTCACTGCGGACCCTGGGCAGGTCCCTGGGAAGGACAATAAGAGGCTTGGCTGgaattccccttttccttctaccCTGACCTCCTACAGAGACCCCTGGGGCTACCCAGAGGAGACCCCCCCCCCTCAGGTCTGGCCTGGGGGAAGGCACAGAGCAGCAGCCGCCCCCTCCACTCTTCTCTGGCTTGAGAGAAGGAACCACCAGCTTTGTCTGGGCTCCTGAGCCCCAAGCTGAACCTCCCTCCTCCACTCTGGCCCAAGATGGGACCTGACTGAGGCAGCTGGAGGTGCAGAGCCTGGAgccctggcctggagtcaggaaggccctgagttcagattcagcctcagacatttcccagTGAGTtgatcctgggctagtcacttcctctgtgtttgcctcagttcccactcctccctccccccccccccccacccagtcAGAGTTATCTTGAGACAGTAATGTAAAGGGCTTAACACACAGTagatgctgtataaatgctaactcccttcccccacttctaGCCCCAGGGGAGAGCAGAGGCCAGGACAGGGTAGAGGACAGAAGGGCAGGGTCAGGGGGCAGCTTGGGACCAGGCTGGGCAGGGGAGGAGCTCAGGGGCTGCTGGGATCCCGGGCCAGCCCTGCCTGAGGGGTGGAGTGACCTGGACTTCCTCACCCGTGGCCACCAGCTCCAGGGGCTCACTGCGCTCTGACCAGTAGTACTCTATTCTGTAGCTGCAGAAGTAGGTCCCTGTGTCACTCAGTGTCATCGATGGGATGGAAAACTCAACCTCATCTTCCTGTGACAGCTTGGAGCCGATACGTTGGTATCCAGATCCCAGCTCTTTTGCCAGTAAGTATTCAGCAGCCCCCGGTGACCCCTGGCACCTCAAGGTCACGCTTTGGCCTTGGGGTGCCAGTGACCCATTCTCTGCCCTGAGGGAGGGTCTGGGGAGATTGTCTGGAAGGGAATGAGAGGTGTCAGCCCCAGGGGATCCCCTGCTCCCTGCTCCCCGAACTGGGTCCCCCCTTCAAGCCCTGCCAGCCCAGCCCagaccccccccctccctctcctggGGAGCTGTGTGCTCTGGGGGGGAGGACTCACCTGCCTGCGCCCTCATCCTGTGGCCCACACACAGCCCTGGCAGAGAGGACCCTGATTACTGTCGGTCAGGCCCCCACACCCTCCCCACCCAGCCCCCCCCGGAGCAAGGGGTCAGGACCCAGAGCCTGGCTCAGAGAAcccgccctcccccccccccaggcttccagctcctcccctctcccccctcttgCTGGCTGATCTTCGACTTCTCAGGCCCTTCTTCCCCACAAAATGGGGGTGGGGCGGGCTGAACCAGGGGCTCTGTAAAGTCCCCTCCATTGTGGGGGCTTCTTAGGACTCACCGAGGCACAGGAGGGCAGAGAGGGCGGGGCTCATGGTGGTCCCACTGGGAGGGGGACTGATGGCTGACCAGGACATGAACTGGGATGTGACCAGGGCTAGTCCTGCTCTGAGGTTCCCAAATTCTGCGAAAGTctacttccccttcctctctgtgGTGCTGCCTCCTTGATGGCCCCATGCTGTGGGGGGAGGGATGGTGGGGAGTCACCTTGTGTCAGATGAAATAATTCTTGCTTTGTTGGTGCTAATTCGGGTTTCAGAACCTGGGAAAGATCCCCAGAGAAGCGTGAGTTGTGAGCCTCACAGTGCCCCTCCCACCTCTCTCCCAATTGGCAGGTGTTGGGCCCCCTAGGGGTTCTATGAATCTGACCCTGGTCCCCAGCCTAGAGCCTGCTCTCAGCCTGACCCTGCACCCAGCCATGGCTCTTTGGGACTGGACTCAACCCCCAATTTAGCAGACAGCCTTCCTGGATTCTGGTTGTCAAGGGGTTAAAGCTAAACCTCCAAATAAGGGGCTGATGGGGGGGTGCTGCTTGGGGAGCTGCTGTCTTAGGGCCCAGGGGCGGCTGTTCTGGAGTTTCCCCAAGAACCTTATTGTCTCCAGCCCATCCTTGGGACTGCCCGGGCCTCTGCCTTCTGTGGATGGGAGGCCTGGGACTCCCCACTTACCCCAGACTGGAGGGTCAGGTCCCAGGACAGGATTCCTCCTCCAATGGAGTGTGTGGAGTGCTGAGCAAGGACCAGCTCCCCTGGTGTGAGGGCTGTTCATCTCCCTTTGGGCTTTATCTGCCAGCCAGTCctcacctgtggctccaggaCCTGTAACACCCACTGTCACCACACAACGTAAAACCATCCTGATAGAACCATATTGAGCGTGGGGGACGTCTGATATGTCTCAAACCTGGGAAAGGTTCCATGGCAGAATGGAGGATGAACACAACTTGTTCCACAGGCCACGAAGAAGGGTGAAGCAgagtactgggcttataccccaaggagatactaaagaagggcaagggacctgtatgtgcccaaatgtttgtggcggccctctttgtagtggccagaaactggaaaatgaatggatgcccatcaattggagaatggctgaataaattgtggcatatgaatgatatggaatattattgttctgtaagaaatgaccagcaggatgaatatagagaggcttggagagacttacatgaactgaagctaagtgaaatgagcagaaccaagagatcattatatacgtcaacaacgataccgtatgaagatgtattctgatggaagtggatttctttgacaaagagacctaattcagtttcaattgatcaatgatggacagaaacagctacacccaaagaaagaacactgggaaatgcatgcaaactgtttgcatttttttttcttcctgggttatttttaccttctgaatccaattctccctgagccacaagagaactgtttggttctgcacacatacattgtatctaggatatactattcaacatatataggactgcttgccatcgaggggagggggtggagggtaggagggaaaaatgggaacagaagtgagtgcaagggataatgttgtaaaaaaaaaaattaccctggcatgggttctgtcaataaaaagttattatactaaaaaaaataaataaaagtaaaaaaaaaaaaaaaaaaaaaagaagggtgaAGCAGGCTCAGTGAGTGCTTAGAGCTGGGTTAGACACAGAAGGTACCATGAGCATCCATTGCATCCCAGATCACCCCCAgccatcctgacttttgtccttgTTCCTGGACTCTGACTCTGGACAAGAGGGAGACTGAGACTTTGGGcatctctgcctcatttaaatccatcaGCCACAAGTCACTGGTCATCACTCCTTTTGAGAATGAAACACCAAAAACTCCTCTGAAACCAGTGTTTATGAGCCCCCACCTAGTGTGTTCCCATAAATCATTCAGCCAGTTGCTGTTTCCCCAATATCAATTGTAAAAGTGAGCATTGAttgaaattctacttttaaaacaaTCTATCACAATTACATAATCTCCTTACCTTTGCAACTTCCCCCTTCCCATTTGTTCCTGCAAAAGTAAAGCTGTAATGACCGCattagcatcctggatacctcagaatcagctggagtcaggataagcaaaagtccttagtctttattcttagtctttacactcaggattgaattggatgggagcagaatctctgtgaccttCCTCCTTCCTGGTCTACCCCAAAGTGACcttggctagtcttactccaccccttagtccctcctacaattctctttATACACcagtcattgagccagcacaggatagtgggaagggccattctccaagcacatgcccatagagtattgtccagttggtaattagccctaagtgctcaACCAACCTCAGTGCAGTAACTCAAgggtttcagccctctacataaagctcaaacttttcttttgttttgtctccACCTTTTACTCAGGTGGTTCTCAGTTCTATTATTTTAGTTTGTAGCTCAACCTCGGCAGCTGAGTGGAACATTGGTAAGTGCTTTTCATAAATATTGTCTAGTTTGATAGTCAAATTATAACAGAGGGTTGGGACTATTatctgtcaataaacatttaaacacCAACTAATTGTCATACACTGTGCTAATCAATGGGGATTTAAAAAGGGGTCAAAACCCAATCTTTGCTCTCAAGATTTCCTTCTATTGGGGAAACAATATGCCAATAAAATTGTACAAAcacagataaataggaaatagtcaAGAGGAGGAAGTAACTAGAATTATGTGGTATCAGAAAAGTAAAAGATTAGATTCTAGCTGGGATACTAGGCTATGGGACTGTACCAAGAGGGACTACTGAGGCTACTTTGacctttggtgcacaataagttttctgccatgttGCAGAAACGCTCTTGATGAGCAAGGAGGAATGATTTGTAATCATGGGAACGGGTGAGCCTGAAGGTCAGAGTCAGTGGCTTGTGAGCAGTGATGCCTGAACACGGCCTCTCACCTGTGAGTGAGCTGCTGAATGGCTGGATGGGCTGTCCTCCCATTGACAGATACCATGCATACACAATGTCCATGGGCTGCTTCTCCGAATGGTGATTGGGCATTGCCTACTCACTGATCATGCTTGCAAAGATGTATATCAACAAGGGTGTGCTGTGTAATAAACTGAAGCTCTTTTCATACTATGGGTCTCCCACCTCATTCATCTCAACTCTGAGACCAAAGGGTTCATGCGCTTTGAGCTCTATAATGGCTGCAACAACTGGCTCCAGGGAACAGGGACAGGAAGTTAGAAAGGTGCCAGAGTGACCACTTTGCAGTCAAGCACTACTACATGGTCAAGATAATCTTTAAGAGAACTGCAGAGGAAGAGCCCATCGAACCGTGCTGTTTCTGGACCAGATAGAGAGTGGTGGACATGGTTAAGTAACCTAATGGGGCAGAAAATAAGCCCCCTACTCCCTTCAGACAGGGAAGCATATATTGGGACTATctataaatgtataaaagagcAGGGGGTGCACAATTCAATTAGGAGACATTAGGAAATTCCTGGACATTGCTTACTGGCTGTTTCTCAATGGCCCCTTTGGTGGCCTATGACTTTAGCCAACAATTGAGTGGCAGGGGTGGGAGGCAGTAGGGGGCTTTGAATTCCTCTGAACCGTTCAATTggcaaaaagatggaaagacaggTATAGAGGGTCACAGACGGTAGGAGAATTCTGGGtcaggtataagacccttcagcccagaggaaacctgctaataATGTCTGGTTCAACTCCCTATCTCCCCTAAGGGTTCTCTGCCTGAGAAGTCAGGGGCAaagacaacctgtgttgagattgaagcagagtgatatcaggtagcaaagagtgataccagatggcaaactacatacaatataGCAAgtttgtttatgtggtcccacattcACAGTATATACTTGGCACATGGCCAgtgttttggttacataagggtatgagagtataaaaaagggaaagtccTTGGAATAAACGAACTctattttcccaccatcctcagaagtcctgcctcatcacttctccattaagaCGATTGATTTtaatcaccccaacttggggactctagaaagcaggacacaacagacaggaaccatttttttctttaataatagatGGCTTACATGTCAACTTGTGGGGTAGGGATATATTACATCAATTAAGGATGAAAATCACCATAGATTTTTAGGAGGGGTCATTGCTGGTAAGGCTTCCACCACTCCAAAAATGACATGGACTACCGACACTCTTGTATGGGTGGAGCAATGGCCcctgaacaaagaaaaaatagccaCTTTACATCAATTACTacaaaaacaattataattaGGACACATTGAGGAAACTAACAGCCCATGGAACTCTcctgtatttgttataaagaaaaaatttggaaaatggagattgttaacagatttaagacaAGTAAATTCAGTCCTGAAAGACTTTATAGGCAGATTTGCCATCCCCAAACATGATCCCTAGGGAATGGCCCTTATGGATAAGAGTAAAGTTTGCTTTTACTCTATCCCTCTTCACCCTGAGGACAGGGGTAAATTTGCTTTCTCAGTACCAACATATAATTTTCAAGGACATGTGAGGAGATTTCAGTGGAAGGTATTGCTACAAGATATGAAAAACAACCCTACCATATGCCAATGGTATGTTGATAAAGCTATTAGCAAGATAAGGAAACATTACCCCGATGCAGTCATCCtccattacatggatgatattttggCTGGTCATCCACCACCTGAGGATTTGGAGGAGATGTTACAAATgacagaaagagaattaaaacagttaggtttttattttttatttttttaaataactttttattgacagaacccatgccagggtaattttttacaagattatcccttgcactcacttctgttccgatttttctcctccctccctccaccctctcccccagatggcagacagtcctatacatgttaaatagattacagtagatcttggatacaatatatgtgtgcagaactgaacaattttctttttgctcagggagaattggatttagaaggtataaataacctgggaagaagaacaaaaatgcaagcagtttacattcatttcctagtgttctttctttggttgtagctgcttctgtccatccttgatcaattgaaactaagttagatcttgtctttgttgaagaaatccacttccatcagaatacatcctcatacagtattgttgttgaggtatatcatgatttcctggttctgctcatttcgctcagcatcagttcatgtaagtctcgccaatcctctctgtattcgtcctgctggtcatttcttacagaacaataatattccataacattcatataccacaatttactcaaccattctccaattgatgggtatccattcattttccagcttctggccactacaaatagggctgccacaaacattttggtacatacaggtccctttcccttttttagtatctctttggggtataagcccagtagagacactgctggatcaaagggtatgcacagtttgataactttttggacatagttccaaattgctctccagaatggctggatgtgttcacaattccaccaacaatgtatcagtgtcgcTGTAAAACAGTTAGGTTTGATAATAGcattagaaaaaattcaaagataccTCCCTTTTAGTTATTTGGGTTTCACTCTTCAACCTGAGGATGTATATAAAAAAACCACCTGAATTCTGAACTGACCAGGTTCACACATTAAATCAGATTGAAAAATTGATTGGGGATATTCAATGGCTTAGGCCCCAAGCTTGTATACCCAACACTCAGATTCTGTACCCAAAAGTCTGTATAAAATGCTAGATGGTGGAACTCGGTTAGATTCCAGCAGGACATGGACTCCTGAAGCCCTGGCAGGATAAAGCAGATAATACACATAATAGCAAAAGCAAGCATTCAGAGAATACTTCCACAAAAAAGCTACATGtctctgttattttattttgttttatttatttatttatttaattttttttttttatttacaagatatatgcatggttaatttttcagcactgacaa
Encoded here:
- the LOC116422932 gene encoding leukocyte immunoglobulin-like receptor subfamily A member 5; amino-acid sequence: MSWSAISPPPSGTTMSPALSALLCLGLCVGHRMRAQADNLPRPSLRAENGSLAPQGQSVTLRCQGSPGAAEYLLAKELGSGYQRIGSKLSQEDEVEFSIPSMTLSDTGTYFCSYRIEYYWSERSEPLELVATGVYRSPSLSAWPNSTVAPGQDVTLQCHSQLSHDRSALYKDGEQVTQAPAQPHARGSQANFSIPAVNSTHGGSYRCYSFQSRFPCQWSAPSDPLKLRVTGPAAQDYTVGNAIRLGLAGLVLVLLGLLLAEAWKGCRGCPEGAPVSSDRGEGRAGGH